One genomic window of Fusarium fujikuroi IMI 58289 draft genome, chromosome FFUJ_chr01 includes the following:
- a CDS encoding related to ribonuclease H1 yields the protein MVKKRNAPSGGFGAGSSSKMRKTANATKFYAVQKGREPGVYSNYDECQAQTTGFPGAKFKSFLTREDAQAYVAGHENPSADRDRPKFYAVAVGHVPGIYHTWDETQPQVTEVAGPKHKRFNTQADAEDFIRQNASPETCRRLGISLEKTQEYTGAAFEPVEASTKKVKAEPTRRPKAAPRAEPHHENNGNVLTIWTDGSSLANGQAGSRAGLGVYFGPNDERNLAERLPGELQTNQRAELMAILRALEIAPSAQDVEIVSDSQYSIKCVTQWGPGWEQNGWKNAAGGPIKNQDIVSSVLARIKARDAAGSKTSFQWVKGHASDFGNHRADDLANEGARKPPVP from the exons atggtcaagaagcGCAATGCCCCCAGTGGTGGGTTCGGGGCAGGTTCATCGTCCAAGATGAGGAAAACGGCAAACGCTACAAAGTTCTACGCTGTCCAAAAGGGAAGGGAGCCTGGCGTCTATTCGAATTATGATGAATGTCAAGCACAAACCACCGGGTTCCCAGGTGCGAAAT TCAAGTCATTCCTAACAAGAGAGGATGCCCAGGCCTACGTCGCGGGCCATGAGAACCCATCGGCGGATAGGGACCGCCCGAAGTTCTATGCCGTGGCCGTAGGCCATGTTCCAGGTATCTATCATACCTGGGATGAGACCCAACCACAAGTCACAGAGGTCGCTGGACCCAAGCACAAGAGGTTCAATACGCAAGCAGACGCGGAAGATTTTATTAGACAGAACGCCAGCCCTGAGACCTGCCGACGTCTGGGTATATCACTTGAGAAGACGCAAGAGTACACTGGGGCTGCTTTTGAACCTGTAGAAGCATCTACCAAAAAGGTCAAGGCTGAGCCTACACGAAGACCAAAAGCTGCACCTCGCGCCGAGCCCCATCATGAAAACAACGGAAATGTACTCACGATTTGGACTGACGGCAGCAGTCTTGCCAACGGCCAGGCTGGCTCTCGTGCTGGCCTTGGAGTTTACTTTGGTCCTAATGACGAGCGTAACCTTGCGGAGCGTCTTCCGGGCGAGCTTCAGACTAATCAGCGTGCTGAACTGATGGCGATACTTCGTGCACTAGAGATTGCGCCTTCAGCACAGGACGTTGAGATTGTTTCTGACAGTCAGTATTCCATCAAGTGTGTGACACAATGGGGCCCCGGCTGGGAGCagaatggatggaagaaTGCGGCAGGGGGACCAATCAAGAACCAGGACATTGTGAGCAGCGTATTAGCAAGGATAAAAGCACGCGATGCAGCCGGTTCAAAAACCTCTTTCCAATGGGTGAAAGGACACGCCAGTGATTTTGGGAATCACCGAGCAGATGACCTGGCGAATGAAGGGGCCAGAAAGCCTCCAGTTCCTTGA
- a CDS encoding related to serine protease translates to MRLFSRVVTAAVLLQQVYGFNPRQVTHFETSPTSHLAKRDDDTTGVIGGTFDQLIDHDEPSRGTFKQRYWYSLNYANGTNPPVVFISPLDAEAEQVKFWLHDDYVIGGMIARRIGAVMLLLEDRYFGQSSPYQQLTTENIKYYTEDQMMRDKVYFAENVKLPFAKNGSARPAKVPWVHTGCSGQGNRVLFTQKLSPGTFWASWASSAPPQAISDYWRYFDAAKAYLPKNCTADVEKVIEHLDNVMLNGSANEIQQIKEDFGAPDLKHNDDFMNLLNYGPQSYQGASLRIHDTWEFCDYVENAVGVTDKSKLPDSGGVGLKKALEGYARWTKEVYIPGKCEDRGPWKGVNNTGCFNFGDADSLVYANKTLASSGIAETLQLQWLLCNEPEEYWQTGSPEGTPTLVSRLVNREYFRKTCARYFPPGPNGETYGLAKGKTTESWSAHYGGWSDPSAYVKRTVLVDGLYDPWRAAGFSSSQRPGGVLGNSTYIKHFLNPLGNHCTDTYRNAGTIWPEVNAIQEAGIDQIEKWVAEFPKNK, encoded by the exons ATGCGTCTTTTCAGCAGGGTCGTAACCGCCGCCGTCTTGCTTCAGCAAGTCTACGGATTCAATCCGCGACAAGTAACGCACTTTGAAACTTCACCGACATCTCATCTAGCCAAACGGGATGACGACACGACGGGCGTTATTGGGGGCACATTCGACCAACTGATTGATCACGATGAACCTTCTCGAGGCACCTTCAAGCAACGGTACTGGTACAGCCTTAATTATGCAAATGGCACGAACCCCCCTGTCGTGTTCATATCCCCCCTCGATGCTGAGGCTGAACAAGTGAAGTTTTGGTTGCACGATGACTATGTCATTGGTGGTATGATTGCACGACGCATTGGGGctgtgatgctgctgcttgaGGATCGATATTTCGGTCAGTCGTCGCCATATCAGCAACTCACAACTGAGAATATAAAGTACTACACCGAGGATCAGATGATGCGCGATAAGGTATACTTTGCTGAAAATGTCAAACTACCATTCGCGAAAAATGGTAGTGCCAGGCCGGCCAAGGTGCCTTGGGTTCACACAGGGTGCTCGGGACAGGGAAACCGAGTCTTGTTCACGCAGAAACTGTCTCCAGGTACATTCTGGGCAAGCTGGGCGTCAAGTGCACCACCACAAGCGATCTCTGACTACTGGAGGTACTTTGACGCTGCCAAAGCATATCTGCCCAAGAACTGTACAGCAgatgtcgagaaggtcaTTGAACATCTGGACAATGTCATGCTTAACG GCTCGGCAAATGAAATCCAGCAAATCAAGGAAGACTTCGGGGCTCCTGATCTCAAACACAACGATGATTTTATGAACCTCCTCAACTATGGACCACAGTCTTATCAGGGCGCTTCTTTACGCATACACGATACGTGGGAGTTTTGCGACTACGTCGAGAATGCCGTTGGTGTTACAGACAAGTCTAAGCTTCCAGACTCAGGAGGCGTTGGTCTGAAAAAGGCACTGGAAGGATATGCCCGCTGGACCAAAGAGGTCTACATCCCTGGGAAATGTGAGGATCGAGGTCCCTGGAAGGGGGTGAACAACACGGGCTGCTTCAACTTTGGCGACGCTGACAGCTTGGTCTACGCCAATAAGACATTGGCCAGTTCAGGCATTGCAGAGACGCTGCAACTCCAATGGCTCCTCTGTAACGAGCCTGAAGAGTACTGGCAGACAGGTTCACCAGAGGGTACACCGACACTGGTCTCACGCTTGGTGAACAGGGAGTACTTCAGGAAGACATGTGCGCGCTATTTCCCTCCCGGCCCTAATGGAGAGACCTACGGCCTGGCCAAGGGAAAGACGACAGAATCATGGAGCGCTCACTACGGAGGCTGGAGCGACCCTTCTGCGTATGTGAAGAGGACTGTCTTGGTTGATGGTCTGTATGATCCTTGGCGGGCAGCGGgattttcttcttcgcaaAGACCTGGAGGTGTGCTCGGCAACAGCACCTACATCAAGCACTTTTTGAACCCCTTGGGCAATCACTGCACAGATACGTATCGCAATGCTGGTACTATTTGGCCAGAGGTCAATGCCATCCAGGAGGCTGGCATTGATCAGATTGAAAAGTGGGTTGCAGAGTTTCCCAAGAATAAGTGA
- a CDS encoding related to SPT23-suppressor of TY retrotransposon, whose protein sequence is MTPAPTGPGSPLIAGAAMSGGDFNDFSDEELGASNLFDFSNSPDTLQSFESLGGNDAKTFLTPQELTGAPLPDSPNGSYQDSSSETASSKRTATPTSKATMHPAEAMLEEDEMKVEWGNSFFNDDDHFVFGQNHDDASMEMYPFGEPGESILEHPYDMDTASSSPEGLNTEQPALTSQMPTVSTKATIKDATPKRKKAQGHQKASSVCSSHNFFNQTSPLLTNLKQYSVSSAMNGLKTSASREVSPMSNMVLSHGSSPAPLFNSPSPNTQIDFSRVVNGGVGAQHVWPNKIDVAAQPVPDGLPMHFSGQMNQPMPMPHQMSMPAQFNFNGRCQLKIMPTPLKSRVETQIPIKMTLWPLPPGVTKLHLPPHTISKPKLLSKPTPEKSPDMLELHVSLVCTSAMDEPGVKEAALKRAASHPQGYLPPLPDNNGSQPKGGDVRICPGCITRERKRAARKKIKKPEEEKVWLEDEERRVIVFNTQEVKDWQPPSGVMESTVPEGTMQVDAAMRIACYCRHHGEKMGFNVIFTIKDFQDRVVAQAMSNPIMITDDHKTHPIAQVAAQQPAIPEPPMPSVPQASTENNVLLPPTANGPFRMSPSNGDLSNMHRSSQASYQSKASSTGNLGRILSRPASPTLGGPMAKKRKSSASRVPNGLTMTRLDTSPSPGADVNQLSNATSPFTPSLAAFSQADPMFGQQAMAFTTGPPTPSNELPGFYANHRSASMDNMAMAQLYSAPASGHPSRAPSPNGLRNSIVGNPQNQFAQALASTFSVPTGMTPLRAPPVIHKIIPNEGPTVGGIEVTVLGAAFFQGLEIWFGNHKATTTTFWGESSVVCLLPPAPGPGPVPVTFKNQNPQAGQAFLNTAKQPPTFNYLDDGEDKLIRAALSVLGHKMSGQMIDAMDVARRILDNGNGSHWSGGSDGAQGGSSSGGAMFSHAPYAHLESQLLKCLDLIDLDDSMHRTRLDLKRPTGHTMLHLSCSLGYHRLVAALLARGANPDARDRGGFTPLHIASIHNHPEIVRRLMLNGADPTIRSVSGLSASDIAQSRAVIHAIRRSQRHARSRSSGGSGSLHSRASSATSLRSLWEPMTKIHSHEEPISPDSSEESPEYTSGDFEDEDPDEDSYLSMRRSSGFRQDRERPNLRRQQTSEMEEELAPPATTMAALKEQFQQQVHQFQQFQQSIAMQFQNFPHFPQMPQMPALPNMPGYQAPFMRRVQQLMPGMAGPRADGEQPQRWWDSSSKAAAPAPPAYEEIFPQESLDQKHESAARAAVEAEADQKCAALFDQTTSTETESADITEVTEVTEIKTEEPGVLKIGRKNAITKEQQEQFRRAHEVKMKRISSDHNLFFIWIPLLLVMICGMLYSYFPWLFTFAWAFVRSLYQNGLTKTQQLLQQNLPERVLEGIEV, encoded by the exons ATGACGCCCGCTCCTACCGGCCCAGGTAGCCCTCTGATCGCAGGAGCTGCTATGTCGGGCGGCGATTTCAACGATTTTTCCGATGAAGAGCTTGGCGCTTCAAACCTCTTCGACTTTTCTAATAGCCCAGATACTCTCCAGTCATTCGAGTCGCTCGGAGGAAACGACGCGAAAACATTTCTCACACCCCAAGAATTAACAGGGGCACCTCTTCCTGATTCTCCGAACGGTTCCTACCAAGACTCATCATCTGAAACGGCCTCCTCTAAACGCACTGCAACCCCAACCTCCAAGGCCACCATGCACCCCGCTGAAGCGATGTTGGAGGAAGACGAAATGAAGGTGGAATGGGGAAACAGCTTTTTCAACGACGATGACCACTTTGTTTTTGGTCAAAACCATGACGATGCTTCGATGGAAATGTACCCTTTTGGCGAACCTGGAGAGTCTATCCTCGAGCATCCCTACGATATGGACACCGCTTCTAGTAGCCCGGAAGGCTTAAATACAGAGCAACCAGCTCTCACATCTCAGATGCCCACAGTCAGCACGAAAGCCACTATCAAAGATGCAACACCTAAGAGGAAGAAAGCACAGGGTCACCAGAAAGCCTCTTCAGTATGTTCATCGCACAATTTTTTCAACCAAACGAGCCCTTTGTTAACGAACTTGAAGCAATACTCGGTGTCTTCAGCAATGAATGGATTGAAAACATCAGCATCACGAGAGGTTTCGCCAATGTCCAACATGGTGCTGAGCCATGGCAGTTCTCCAGCGCCTCTCTTTAATTCTCCCTCACCTAATACTCAAATTGATTTCTCCAGAGTTGTGAATGGAGGAGTGGGAGCACAGCATGTGTGGCCAAACAAAATCGACGTGGCAGCGCAACCTGTACCCGACGGCTTGCCTATGCATTTTAGCGGTCAGATGAACCAGCCTATGCCTATGCCGCACCAGATGTCAATGCCCGCACAATTCAACTTCAATGGACGATGCCAATTAAAAATCATGCCTACGCCTCTCAAGTCGAGGGTCGAGACCCAGATCCCTATCAAAATGACCCTGTGGCCATTGCCGCCTGGGGTCACCAAACTGCATCTGCCACCCCACACCATCTCAAAGCCTAAGCTGTTGTCGAAGCCAACGCCTGAGAAGTCTCCGGACATGCTCGAGTTGCATGTCTCATTAGTTTGCACGAGTGCCATGGATGAGCCTGGCGTCAAAGAAGCCGCGCTCAAACGGGCGGCATCACACCCTCAAGGCTATCTTCCGCCTCTGCCAGACAACAACGGTTCTCAACCAAAAGGCGGCGATGTACGTATTTGCCCAGGCTGCATAACGAGAGAGCGAAAGCGCGCGGCTCGgaaaaagatcaagaagccagaggaagagaaggtcTGgttggaagacgaagagcgCCGTGTCATTGTCTTCAACACACAAGAAGTCAAGGACTGGCAACCTCCCAGCGGCGTCATGGAGTCAACTGTTCCCGAGGGTACCATGCAGGTTGATGCTGCGATGCGCATTGCTTGCTATTGTCGACACCATGGAGAAAAGATGGGATTCAATGTTATCTTCACCATTAAAGATTTCCAAGACAGAGTCGTCGCTCAGGCCATGTCTAACCCAATTATGATCACTGACGACCACAAGACTCACCCGATTGCGCAGGTCGCGGCTCAGCAGCCAGCGATTCCAGAGCCTCCCATGCCATCCGTACCTCAAGCAAGTACTGAGAACAACGTCCTTCTACCACCAACTGCCAATGGACCCTTCCGCATGTCGCCATCTAACGGCGATTTGTCGAATATGCATCGAAGCAGCCAGGCCTCATACCAATCTAAAGCCTCGTCTACTGGTAATCTCGGCAGGATACTCTCACGCCCAGCTTCGCCAACTCTTGGTGGCCCAatggcaaagaagagaaagtccAGCGCTTCGAGAGTTCCCAACGGACTTACCATGACCCGCCTGGATACGTCACCTTCTCCAGGCGCGGATGTCAATCAGCTATCTAACGCTACATCTCCTTTTACACCTAGCCTCGCTGCCTTTTCTCAAGCCGATCCGATGTTTGGACAGCAAGCAATGGCCTTCACCACGGGTCCTCCTACACCCAGCAACGAGCTACCAGGATTCTACGCCAATCACCGCTCCGCGAGTATGGATAATATGGCCATGGCGCAACTTTACTCAGCACCTGCTTCAGGACACCCGAGCCGTGCTCCCAGTCCCAATGGCCTTCGAAACAGTATCGTTGGCAACCCCCAGAACCAATTTGCCCAGGCACTTGCCAGCACCTTCAGTGTGCCTACAGGCATGACGCCACTTCGAGCACCTCCAGTCATTCACAAGATCATTCCCAATGAGGGTCCTACGGTGGGAGGTATTGAAGTGACAGTTTTGGGTGCTGCCTTTTTCCAGGGGCTCGAAATCTGGTTTGGCAACCACAAAGCCACGACTACTACGTTCTGGGGCGAATCATCAGTTGTCTGTCTACTGCCACCTGCTCCTGGCCCTGGACCTGTGCCGGTCACCTTCAAGAATCAGAACCCTCAGGCCGGCCAAGCTTTCTTAAACACAGCCAAACAGCCGCCTACTTTCAATTACTTGGACGATGGCGAGGACAAGCTGATTCGAGCTGCTCTGTCTGTACTGGGGCATAAGATGTCGGGTCAAATGATTGATGCCATGGATGTCGCCAGAAGAATTCTGGATAACGGAAATGGAAGCCACTGGTCTGGCGGTTCTGATGGTGCTCAGGGTGGTTCCTCATCGGGCGGAGCCATGTTCAGCCATGCCCCTTATGCTCATCTCGAATCTCAGCTCCTAAAGTGCCTGGACCTCATTGACCTCGATGACAGCATGCACAGAACTCGCCTGGATCTCAAGAGACCCACCGGTCACACTATGCTTCACCTCTCTTGTTCGCTAGGCTACCATCGCTTAGTTGCAGCCTTGCTGGCCAGAGGTGCAAACCCTGATGCTAGAGATAGGGGTGGCTTCACACCTCTTCACATCGCATCGATCCACAACCACCCTGAGATCGTTAGAAGGCTCATGCTTAACGGTGCCGACCCAACCATCAGAAGCGTGTCTGGACTTTCCGCCTCCGATATTGCTCAGTCGCGTGCTGTAATCCACGCCATCCGCCGTTCTCAGCGACATGCCCGATCCCGCAGCAGCGGTGGCTCCGGTTCTCTTCACAGCCGAGCCAGCAGTGCCACTTCGCTCCGATCGCTCTGGGAGCCTATGACTAAGATACACAGTCATGAAGAGCCAATCTCACCTGATTCTAGCGAGGAGAGCCCGGAGTACACATCGGGAGAtttcgaggatgaggatccTGACGAGGATTCCTACTTGAGCATGAGAAGGTCCAGTGGCTTCAGGCAAGATCGTGAGAGACCCAATCTTCGCCGCCAGCAGACTAGCGAAATGGAGGAGGAACTTGCACCACCTGCTACAACAATGGCTGCTCTCAAGGAGCAGTTCCAGCAACAGGTCCACCAATTCCAGCAGTTCCAACAGTCGATTGCTATGCAGTTCCAGAATTTCCCACATTTCCCACAGATGCCTCAAATGCCTGCATTGCCTAACATGCCTGGCTACCAAGCACCCTTCATGCGACGAGTCCAGCAGTTGATGCCAGGTATGGCAGGTCCCCGTGCTGATGGCGAGCAGCCTCAGCGCTGGTGGGATTCGTCTTCCAAGGCAGCCGCGCCAGCACCTCCGGCTTACGAGGAGATCTTCCCCCAGGAAAGCCTTGACCAAAAGCATGAGTCAGCTGCCCGAGCTGCTgtggaggctgaggctgatcaAAAATGCGCGGCCTTATTCGACCAGACCACATCTACTGAAACCGAGTCGGCTGATATTACCGAAGTCACTGAAGTGACTGAAATCAAGACTGAAGAGCCAGGGGTCCTCAAAATTGGCCGAAAGaacgccatcaccaaggagcagcaagagcaatTCCGCCGAGCACATGaagtcaagatgaagaggattaGCAGTGACCACAATCTGTTCTTCATCTGG atccccctcctcctcgtaATGATTTGCGGCATGCTATATAGCTACTTCCCTTGGCTCTTCACGTTTGCCTGGGCTTTTGTTCGCTCATTGTATCAGAACGGGCTCACCAAAACACAGCAACTACTTCAACAAAACCTACCAGAGCGGGTTCTTGAAGGTATTGAAGTTTGA
- a CDS encoding probable sexual development activator VeA protein gives MATPSSIPAEPKRDVVNRIHRVTRGNRSLWYQMTVLQQPERARACGSGSKANSDRRPVDPPPVVELRIIEGPSVEEGKDITFDYNANFFLYASLEHARPLARGRVNTPAAGNPPILTGVPASGMAYLDRPTEAGYFIFPDLSVRHEGLYILTFSLFETTKEERDFDLEPADGDLPPGVDYRMEIKTDPFSVYSAKKFPGLMESTQLSKTVADQGCQVRIRRDVRMRKRESKPGAGNSNSGGNGFERREEDFGRRRTITPASEDPHSIRNRSHSNSSEQRTPYTDASRRPSMVDSYPPPPPPPSYEPAPSASRHLDFGDSSAAQYPTPRQYAHQPGLQITPGPPSGSYAPTAQSPYSKTDAPYGYVNRNIPPSCPSPAPSVKHDLYDRRQSTSSYVPPSPSVYSTEGHHRRDSRPSYPPTPVAAPRPRPMHSQTSLPALKIDQLVSPVSPLPPIEPQTGPAPELPPINVGGKRKHESVFAQSTRPLHNGQRQVDPHYGRSHRGYSPDHDQGWYSRADGQISSVQFNRYYDE, from the exons ATGGCTACACCATCCTCGATTCCTGCTGAGCCAAAGCGCGATGTTGTCAACAGGATTCACAGAGTTACAAGAGGGAATCGCAGCCTCTGGTATCAGATGACTGTTCTGCAGCAACCTGAGCGTGCCCGAGCCTGTGGTTCTGGTTCAAAAG CCAACAGTGATCGCCGACCTGTTGATCCTCCCCCCGTTGTCGAGCTTCGGATTATCGAGGGACCTAGTGTGGAAGAGGGCAAGGACATCACTTTTGACTACAACGCCAATTTCTTTCTATATGCCAGTCTGGAGCATGCCCGTCCACTTGCGCGCGGTCGGGTTAATACTCCAGCTGCTGGTAACCCACCCATTCTGACTGGTGTCCCTGCTTCTGGCATGGCCTATCTCGACCGCCCCACTGAAGCTGGTTATTTCATCTTTCCCGATCTTTCTGTCCGCCACGAGGGCCTTTACATACTGACCTTCAGTTTGTTCGAGACTACTAAGGAGGAAAGGGACTTTGATCTGGAACCTGCCGATGGCGATCTTCCACCCGGAGTTGACTACAGAATGGAAATCAAGACCGACCCTTTCAGCGTCTATAGCGCTAAGAAGTTTCCTGGTTTGATGGAGAGTACTCAACTCAGCAAGACTGTTGCCGACCAGGGCTGCCAAGTTCGAATTCGACGAGATGTTCGTATGAGGAAGCGGGAAAGCAAGCCTGGTGCtggcaacagcaacagtggTGGAAACGGTTTCGAACGTCGGGAAGAGGACTTTGGTCGCAGAAGGACTATCACTCCAGCATCAGAAGACCCCCACAGTATCCGAAACCGATCTCACAGTAACTCGAGCGAACAACGAACTCCTTATACCGACGCTTCTCGCCGACCTTCGATGGTGGATTCTTATCCGCccccaccaccacctccctCCTATGAGCCTGCTCCTTCTGCATCACGTCATCTCGACTTTGGAGAttcttctgctgctcaaTACCCAACACCACGACAATATGCTCACCAACCTGGCCTGCAAATAACGCCCGGTCCTCCTAGTGGTTCTTATGCCCCTACAGCTCAGTCTCCGTACTCCAAGACGGATGCGCCTTACGGTTACGTCAACCGTAATATTCCTCCCTCGTGCCCTTCACCAGCTCCCTCTGTTAAGCACGACTTGTATGACCGCAGACAATCTACCAGCTCCTACGTTCCCCCTTCCCCTTCAGTCTACTCTACCGAAGGCCACCATCGCCGAGACTCGCGGCCGTCATACCCGCCCACGCCAGTTGCTGCACCTCGTCCTCGACCTATGCACAGCCAGACTTCCCTCCCGGCTCTCAAGATAGACCAGCTCGTCTCTCCTGTTTCCCCGCTACCTCCTATTGAGCCACAGACTGGCCCTGCCCCTGAACTACCTCCTATCAATGTTGGTGGCAAGCGCAAGCACGAGAGCGTCTTCGCCCAGAGCACCCGTCCACTCCACAATGGTCAGCGACAAGTGGATCCTCACTACGGTCGATCTCACCGTGGTTATAGCCCCGATCATGACCAAGGCTGGTACTCTCGAGCCGATGGTCAAATCAGCTCCGTCCAGTTCAACCGGTATTATGACGAATAG